Below is a genomic region from Rosa chinensis cultivar Old Blush chromosome 5, RchiOBHm-V2, whole genome shotgun sequence.
TGTTGGAGCAGGCACTCATGAGAATTGCCAGTTGGACCAATATCATGATTATATGGAACCAACAAATGTTTTCCCCAACCATCAATCTACAAGTGAACCATCAATCCCCTGCTATGATGAAGTTTTGGGTTCTTCTAATTCAAGAACAGAGGTGTGCCGGAACAATGGAACCCAGGGCTTCAGATTAGGAGTAGATGTTGGTCATGAAAGAGAGGTCGAGCCTTTATCATATGAAGGTAACCTAGAGAGACTGGTTCTGCCTGATGAAGATCAAGGCTTGCTCGAGGCTTATGGTGGTTGCCAACAGAGGTTGGCAGCAGCCGAAAGCCTGGCATCCATGACCCCTCTGGGAAGGTGGGCATTGAGGAAAGTTGCCATGAAGGAGCAACAATCCGGCAATCACTCAAAGTCTAAGTTCTTCCCTGATTTGAACCCCTCTTGTAATGTACAGAACTCGAGCTATGAAGTTGACATGCAGTTGACTACTACTGAGGATATGCAGCAGCAATATGCTAACGAAGATATTCAACAATATGCTGCTACCTGTGGAGAGGATCATTGGAACATGGAGCAAAATGTGATCTGTGGAGATGGTCAATGGAACATTGACCAAGGTGTGACCCGTGCAGTGGATCAAAGGAACACTGAACAAGGTTCCATTGACCAAGGTGTGACCTGTGGGGTGGATCAAAGGAACATTGCACAAGGTGTGACCTCTGGAGAGGATCAATGTAACATCCATCGAGGTGTGATCTCCGTAGGGGATCAATGGAACAATGATCAAGGTTTGACAACCTATGGAGAGCAACAATGGTGTATGGACAATGGAGGGGAGCAATGGAACAATGATCAAGGCGTCACAACCTCAGGAGAGCAACAGTGGCGTATGAACTATGGAGAGGACCAATGGAATGCTGAGCATATCAACAACCTGAATTCTGACAGTTTGTTACCAAATTCTGAACTGCCAGCATCTACGCAAGAGCATTATGGCGAACAATCCAAATCTGCTAGGATACATGTAAAGGAGCGTTTGGGACCTCCCAAATTATCAACTGGAAACATAAAAACGCGTTCGAGACCACCTATGAAATCACCTGGCAGTGTGAAGATGCGTTTGGGGCCTTCTGCAAATGATCCTAATATCAACATTTTAGGTTTCAAGCCTCGAGAACAATACAAATCTCGAATAAGAAAAACAGATGACTTCAGTGGAAGTATTCATCCTGAAGGGGATGGAATTCCAAAAGCTAAGACTGATGCTGCCGCTGGGAGCATTCATCCTCAGGGGAGTGCTCTTCCACAAGTCAAGACGGATGGTTTTATTGGAAGCATTCATCCTCAAGGGGGTGGTCATTCAATAGTTAAGACAGATGCTACTGGAAGCATTTATCCTCAAGGGAATGGTATTCCAAATGTTAAGGAAGGTGATTTTAATGGAAGCATTCGTCCTCAAGGGGGTAGTCTTTCCAAAGTTGATGTGAGAGCTGCAAAGAAAGAACCGCCTGAAGACTCTAAGGAGTTTAAGCAGCTGGTAGATGATGCCTTCATTAAGTTCATTAACATTTTGAAAGAGAACCCACCTCAAAGAAGGAAAATCATGGAAGGAAAAGGAGGAAAGTGTTGCGTGTGTGCCAGGTCTGTCATCTAAGTCGTTATATGTACTTAAGTTTAAATCTTAACTCTTAACTTACAGCAATTTAATATCTGATAGAAGTGCAACTAGGTTTGGTTTTAAGACTTTAAGTTATAGTTATCTTCCTGGAAAAGATAAATAGCTACACCTTGATTTGAGTCTGGGATCGTCCGAATATTGATCTGTTTCGGAGGTTTTGACTTGATACTCTGATAGAAGTgcatttaggttttggttttaaatTATAGTTATTTTCCTGAACAAGACAAATAGCCACACTTTGATTTGGAGTCTGGGTTTTCTTGGAGGGACTTTCTGAGAATATTGGTCTGTCTTGGGGGTTTTGACTTGTTACTCTTAATTTTTGGGTGCAAGGAGGTTAGAGGTTTTGAACTCTCTGCCTTGGGaatgataaaattaattagtctATACTAGCTTCTGGAAATCTAGAATCCACAGGCTCTCTTATTGATTCCTTATGATTGGCTTGGAGgaacttttatattttaattgtaTCAATCTAGTTTCATAATGCTCGCTCAACCTGACCAAGTATAAACTCCCATTAACAGCCTACAAGATGAAAAGATGATGTAAAAGGTTGATGGAAAGTGAACATTGTAAAAAGTAGAGAAACGGAGATTAACTCTTCCCGTCAGAAAGCGAGATTTTTAAATTTTAGCAGCCTATCACCTCTTGTAGTAACCAAATTGTTGAAAATGCATCTATGAGCAGTTAGGACTGAATTAAGGCATTTTCTTTGGCTCCCAGAATTGGTATTGAGTTCCCTCTATGTGGATCGGAAGTGAGGGAAAATATGCTGTTGAATGGTTAATGCCAAAAGTTTTGCTGTATAATTTGATGTTAGAGCATAGAGAACTCATATTCATGCATCATGATGCTTATGAGAAaagctttcctttgtttgatgaCTCTTTTGATAGATGCTTTACTTACCAGTCTGTTAGAATTTCCTCTCCCCTTCCCTCCATTGCTGCgtctattgattttttttcattccaAGTGTCATGAAGTTGAAGCTCCTTGGACCTTGAATGTTTTTGGTAGTAGATATTGACTATGGACTATTGAGATATGATAACTGTAGGTTTACCATCCCCTTTCAGTATTCTGAAGTCCGAAATACCTTTATGGAAGAAATCCATtggcaatctctctctctctctctctctttttttcgcTTGATGTTTTATCTGCGGGGCATGGAAATCTCAGCATTCTTAAATCTATGGCTTCTGGCACTTTCAGATCTTGTAACCTAGTAAGTCTTCATTTGTCCAGGTTTTATGTCAGCTTAGAAAGCTACTTGTTTAAGAATGCGATATTGATAATAGCTGAACTTCATGCTAGGGATATGTTTCTAATTTGTGAACCATGATGTTGTCTTCTATTCCCCATTTACCCAGTCCTGCCACATAATACTGAAGTGATATGGTTAGGCTTCAACAGAATTTCACAGCTAAGCTATAATCACAGCTCCATCGTCCTACGCAATTCATGTAGGCTTTAATGGAAGCTGAACTTTATACTACATGAGTCCCACACTAGggatatatttttcatttttgagtAATGAAGATGGTCAGTTATTCCCATTTACCTCATGTCCTGCAACATAATGTTGAAATGACATAGTTGTCCTACCTAGTTGGTAGGCTTCAATGGATTGCTTTGATGATAACTCGATCTTTTTTCTGTTGTATCAGCAATTCCAAAGAGTTTGTAGAAACGGCAACCTTAGCAAGGCATGCCTTCTTGTCGCCAAAGGTTGGTTTCAAAGCAGAACACCTGGGCTTTCATAAAGCACTTTGTGTGCTCTTGGGATGGGACAGTACAGCAGTTTCAAACACTAGGTGGGTTCAGCAGAATTTGCCAGATGCAGAATCCTTGGCTCTGAAGGAGGACCTAGTTATCTGGCCTCCTGTTGTTGTCATACACAATAGTTCTGTCGCAGATAAAAATCCTGAAGATGAAAGGCTGACGGTAAATGTTGAAGTTCTAGAGGCTATTCTTACAAGTAAGTGTCATCAAGTCACTGGGGGTTTTTTCCACATATTTCAATGATTTTTCAGGATCCTATAGGAGCTAGGTGTGACATGAtttccaccttttttttttttcctttcttttttttgttctcttttaaaTTATCGTTTCTTCCACTCTTGATTTGTTCACAGCATCAAAATGATTTGCTAATATTGTTTTTATCAGTACAACCTTCAGGGAAGGGGAATGATTTTCCAAATTTTAAAGTATTGATCCTCATCTATTATTTCAATATGAATGAATCTTGATGATTGACTGTAGACTCTCTACTCAGACTGTCTATGCAGCACAGTTGCATTTTTACATTTAAAAACCAAGTTGATGCCCCCTTTAACACACTTTTGGTGATTGAACTTTCTGGTCGGCCAAAtactttgtttgttttgtatgaCATGTTTTTTCTATTTGCTTGATCTGTATTTGTTCTTTTCTTGTTATGGGTAGTCTCTTGCAACTAAATTGCAGGTATAGGATTTGTTGGGAAGAAGACCATGTACTGTGGGAAACCTGCCGATGGGAGTGTCATGGTGGTGAAGTTTCAGCCTACATTTTCTGGTTTGCAAGAAGCAGAAAGGCTTCACAAGCTGTTTGCTGATAACAAACATGGGAAGGCTGAGTGGCGGTACATCAATTCTGTTGGCCTCAGCAACAGCAGCAATGGAAAGCAAGACTTAGAGGCTGATGAGGCGAATTGTCTATATGGTTATTTGGGAAATGCAGACGATTGGGACGAACTTGACTTGGGAACCAAGAAGCACTTCGGGGTGAAGAGCAAGAAACAAATCAAGGCTATTGCAAATGCTTCTCTATGAATGATCAACAACAGTAACTCATGTAACTTGATGAAAAGCCCTATTGTTACTCTATGATCAACGACAGTAACTCTATGAAAAGCCCTTTTGTTACTCTATGCAACTGTTGCACATAATCTAAGATTGAGTTGATTGAATTTTGTAGATTTCAAGAATGTGGCTCAAGGAGTTTGAGCTGAGCTAGCATTACTTGTGGTTATTTTGGTTGAGGATGTTAATTACCACTAGAGATGGTCTGCTAGCAAGTTTGAATACAAATTAAAGTTACCTGAGATCGCAAACAGATGATATTGAAGTTTGGAGGTTTTGTACTAGGCAATGCTTACATGCGCAAGCCCATACTAACATCTATACTTGACATCAACACAGAGAAGTAAAGCCAATTACATAGAGTAATTTTTCAGTGAGCCCGTAGCTCTGCGGTTCTtgtttatggctttttcggtttttttgttttttgttttttaattcgAGGATATGAGAATGGTTGGAAAATGGAAAATAGCACTCGATTCAAGAGATTTATGTATTTGactataaatttcttttgtgaTAAAAGttttggggccgtgaccacttgcccaattttagcttaaaaattgcccacttactctaccaacagttttttaacctcatttacctaaTATAAcggtgtttgacagtattgtcctcattttaatttataaattacactcatctctctctctctctgccatggcaACTCCGGCGTCCCACCACCAACTTTAGGCCAACACATCCATCAAGTCTCCACCGCCATCAGAGACGATCTCAACCGTCATGGGTCCCACCCCAAGCCAGCCCTAAGATCGGAGCACTGAATCCGTATCCGAATTGAACCTCCGAGCGCCGCCGTCACCCAAACCACCGATCCAACGCCCATTGCCACAACTCAGCCCCAATGGGGATCCGATTTCGATCCCAGCCCGATTCGACTCTGCTCCCCTTACACAACCACGCGCCTACCACTCCTTCCAACCGAGAAAGACGAACACAACCCGACTCCAGTCTCCCGGCTTGAGATAAGCCAATCACTGACTAGTTCTCCAACCCAACCCGATCGCATCTTCCGCCTCCCAATCTAGTCACGACCTCCAAACCGCAGTCGGAAAAGCACTGACGAAAAAACCAGCCGGCCTCACACTCTGATGGGTGCCtagagcatttttttttttaatatactttggggcaataaaatgtttattggggcaataataaaattatttatttggataaacctccgaaaggtttcaaaattcaaaacatcttcatttttcactaattattgatccccaataacaagtttattggggagcaataatatatttattggggggcaataatatgattattgggtattattggggggtaataaaatcagacgccggaatccgatcACCGGTCCGGTAtccggattcgggattccggtcaccggagtctgtggccggccactggtcacggGAGTCCGGCTAGGTCTCCgatcacttctctctctaagtgacaaagaaggagagggcaaaattgtcccaaaaaaaacaaaaacaaaaacttaattgggtattagggaaataatctcttagagtgtttgggtaagtggacaatttttaagctaaaattgggtaaatgatcatttccccaaaagtttttgttttttgtttttttggtataTGAGTATGGCTCATGGTAATTCGGAAGAGGCTCTTGTCGAAGTCCATCCACCCCCAATTCTCTAAAAAATTATGGTTTTTCTTGAAATAACTACTGATTGAACCGAAAAGTTAGAGCAAGAATATTACCAAttctaacaccaaaagctactaaaaaattcaaagacaATTCATTCAGAGCTGAGAGCTAATTTGTTGTCGCCAAAACTTGtctcaaaatataaaaaactaTACTTGCAACCAAAAGTTATTGATCCAGTTACCAACATATATAGGCTGAACATGGTTCGGTTGAAGGAGATTCATTCAAGCATTTTTATAATTACGTTGTTACTTGAGAGGAGAATCGAACTCTTGACCTAATAAATCGTAATCTAATTCACAATCCTCCCTTACCACTTAAGCTAACCTTAAGGGCCATCATTAATGCATTGTTTAACAACAGAGTAGTAGCATAAGTTTGTTGCTGAATGGGTTGTTTTTCTTGTAGCATTGTGAAAATTACTAACTAGATATCTAAGAGCATGTTAGCGCCCTTCTAGTGTGCAATTATGTAACAAATTAATGTTCCTTTGTGTTTCTTGCCGACCTAATTATATATTTGTATCCACACGCACCAATTGTTCATTCGATTAATGATGTCCACTAAATCAGGGCTCAAGAGCTCACTCTATACTTTCTTTCGATGATTCTTCACATTTTCTGTGACATGCTATGTCGACCCAAATATGAAAATTCATTTTCTATCATAGTATTCGTGTTATATATTATAGCATTGAATATATGaagtagatttttatttttatagcataATTTCCAAATCCTACGTCAAAAATCAGTGCTGCAAATGTGGGAAAAGTTAACACCTGAAATTTGCCCTCCACATCAcattggtctctctctctctgtctctctctcacctCCGCCTCGCCCAGCCAAGGCCGCCCCTAAATCCCCAAAACCCCTATAAACCCTAGTAACCCCTCAACCCCTCTCTAAGAATTCAGATAAGAGATATGCTTTTTTCACTGAAAAATCTAGCCAAATCTTCTTCTCATAGGACCAAGTCACTTGGCATCCTCACCGGCATTGATTCAACTTCAATTCCATTCACCACCGCCGCAACAACCACCACTACAACGTGCCTGATCCCGGCCAAGGACATCGTCCTCTCCTTCAAGCAATGGTTCAAGTCCGGCaaccaccacctcctccaccaAATCTTCCAAATCCTCAAAGCCACCTCCGACAGCGACCACTTCAACCACCACCAGCAGCAATCCTCCGCCGACCTCGCCCTCTCGCATCTCGACCTCCACCTCTCCGAGGCTTTGGTGCTCGAGGTCCTCCGCTACGGCCACGACCACGAGCACGACGTCCTCTCCTGCCTCAAGTTCTTCGACTGGGTCGGCCGCCAGAACAGCTTCTACCACACGCGCGCCACCTTCAACGCCATTTTCAAGATCCTCTCACGCGCCAAGCTCATGTCCCTCATGCTCGACTTCCTCGCCGACTTCCGCAGGCACAAGTTCGACCACGGCGTTCGGTTTCATGATACATTGGTCATGGGCTACGCCGTCTCCGGCAAGCCTGAAGTTGCGTTGCAGCTGTTCGGCAGAATGCGCTTTAAGGGACTCGACTTGGATGCTTTTGGCTACCATGTGCTTTTGAATGCTCTGGTGGAGGAGAAGTGTTTCGACGCCGTTGAGGTCGTGGCTAATCAGATTTCCATGAGGGGTTTCGAGAATGAAATCACGCATTCCGTCATGCTCAAGCGGTTCTGCAAGCAGAACTTGCTGGATGAGGCGGAGGGGTATTTGAGAAGATTAGTGACTGAGGGCAAGGCCAATGGCTCTGCGGTGGGGGTTCTTGTTCGTGCATTGTGTCAGCATAAGATGTTCGAGCGTGCTACTAAGTTGATGGATGAGTTTCGGGACTTGGGGGCGGTTTCTATGGAGAGTGCTTATGCTGTGTGGATTGGAGACCTTGCGCAGGCTGGGAGGTTAGATCAAGCATTGGAGTTTTTACAGAGCAAGAAGTCATTGGAAGGGTATGTTCCCGATGTCTTTAGGTACAACATTTTGATTGGTAAACTTTTGAGGGAGGTTAGACTCGAGGAGGTTTGTGATCTCATGTTGGAGATGAAGGAGCGTGAGATATCACCCGATACGGTCACTATGAATGCTGCATTGTGCTTCTTTTGTAAAGTGGGAATGCTGGATATCGCGATTGAGTTGTATAATTCAAGGTCTGAGTTTGGGCTCACCCCCAATAGCATGGCTTACAACTACTTGATCAATACTTTCTGCGGGGATGGCAGCGTTGACGAAGCATATGGAGTGTTGAAATCCTCTCTTGACCAAGGTTACTTTCCAGGTAGGAAAACATTTTCCATATTGGCAGATGCTTTGTGCAGAGACGGAAAGCTTGATAAGATGAAGGAGTTGGTTGTTTTTGCTTTAGAGCGGAATCTTATGCCGAGTGGTTCCACCTATGACAAGTTCATTACAACTCTTTGCAAAACTAGGAGGGTAGAAGACGGTTATTTGATACATGAGGAACTTAACAGAATAAGTGAAGTTCGTAGAGAGAGTACATACATCAACTTGATTGAAGGTTTTTGCAAGTTAAATAAGGGTGATATTGCCGCTAGACTTCTGATTGAAATGCAAGTACATGGTCACTCACCAACTCATAAGCTGTTCCGACATGTAATTTGCTCTTTATGTGATACGGGAAATCCGGTAAATACAGACCAGCAATTTTTCACCTTATTGGAGATGCAGTTGTCTTGCCGGGAACCTACTTGTCGTATATACAACTTCTTCATCTATGGAGCTGGGCATGCCAAAAGGCCTGATTTGGCTAGTAAAGTATTAGAGATGATGCAGCGTAGTGGGATTGAACCTAATTTGAGTTCTGATGTTCTTATGTTGCAGAGTTATTTGAAGAGTGAACGATATTCGGATGCTTTGAACTACTTCAATGATCTGCGTCACAGAAGAAAGATCAGGAGAAGACTTTACAGTGCCATGATTACTGGTATG
It encodes:
- the LOC112201983 gene encoding uncharacterized protein LOC112201983 isoform X3; amino-acid sequence: MKKRRYCDFSGRSSTNDGETTEGYRRSYSGRVSGSDQTEREYFEDDVGSDRQPLKPSQTHLSGGLRQCESMSMKFQWNNLLAQNPNPASNPRKVPGLNRPDLDYSNRSGSYRLDYEMGYGGRVLGVDQRKQYGHFDHRGFTSPLPKSHLGLQENEEDHRPIPYATLEDEPNFTSGTGYSSMEGFRGVRDEYDRSRAMAGLPIGHPPRQNELVDYGGSSIALSEGFRGEFIRSREMGHGGYSLVQTARHDELVDNAGGASEALNEGFRGRSRAMAEGPVGSHAGYSQGLTPRSELPFALNEGFRGSDEFNKSRAMAEGPIGHGGYSHGQTPRKNELVHPRWAQQSPKEEMGRDYKVPGMKRNDNGDMDALFLLDLLYKKMATVGEDSRPPSHLTPSVVDSVVYRVGGSNGSVGAGTHENCQLDQYHDYMEPTNVFPNHQSTSEPSIPCYDEVLGSSNSRTEVCRNNGTQGFRLGVDVGHEREVEPLSYEGNLERLVLPDEDQGLLEAYGGCQQRLAAAESLASMTPLGRWALRKVAMKEQQSGNHSKSKFFPDLNPSCNVQNSSYEVDMQLTTTEDMQQQYANEDIQQYAATCGEDHWNMEQNVICGDGQWNIDQGVTRAVDQRNTEQGSIDQGVTCGVDQRNIAQGVTSGEDQCNIHRGVISVGDQWNNDQGLTTYGEQQWCMDNGGEQWNNDQGVTTSGEQQWRMNYGEDQWNAEHINNLNSDSLLPNSELPASTQEHYGEQSKSARIHVKERLGPPKLSTGNIKTRSRPPMKSPGSVKMRLGPSANDPNINILGFKPREQYKSRIRKTDDFSGSIHPEGDGIPKAKTDAAAGSIHPQGSALPQVKTDGFIGSIHPQGGGHSIVKTDATGSIYPQGNGIPNVKEGDFNGSIRPQGGSLSKVDVRAAKKEPPEDSKEFKQLVDDAFIKFINILKENPPQRRKIMEGKGGKCCVCASILKSEIPLWKKSIGNLSLSLSLFFA
- the LOC112201983 gene encoding uncharacterized protein LOC112201983 isoform X1 encodes the protein MKKRRYCDFSGRSSTNDGETTEGYRRSYSGRVSGSDQTEREYFEDDVGSDRQPLKPSQTHLSGGLRQCESMSMKFQWNNLLAQNPNPASNPRKVPGLNRPDLDYSNRSGSYRLDYEMGYGGRVLGVDQRKQYGHFDHRGFTSPLPKSHLGLQENEEDHRPIPYATLEDEPNFTSGTGYSSMEGFRGVRDEYDRSRAMAGLPIGHPPRQNELVDYGGSSIALSEGFRGEFIRSREMGHGGYSLVQTARHDELVDNAGGASEALNEGFRGRSRAMAEGPVGSHAGYSQGLTPRSELPFALNEGFRGSDEFNKSRAMAEGPIGHGGYSHGQTPRKNELVHPRWAQQSPKEEMGRDYKVPGMKRNDNGDMDALFLLDLLYKKMATVGEDSRPPSHLTPSVVDSVVYRVGGSNGSVGAGTHENCQLDQYHDYMEPTNVFPNHQSTSEPSIPCYDEVLGSSNSRTEVCRNNGTQGFRLGVDVGHEREVEPLSYEGNLERLVLPDEDQGLLEAYGGCQQRLAAAESLASMTPLGRWALRKVAMKEQQSGNHSKSKFFPDLNPSCNVQNSSYEVDMQLTTTEDMQQQYANEDIQQYAATCGEDHWNMEQNVICGDGQWNIDQGVTRAVDQRNTEQGSIDQGVTCGVDQRNIAQGVTSGEDQCNIHRGVISVGDQWNNDQGLTTYGEQQWCMDNGGEQWNNDQGVTTSGEQQWRMNYGEDQWNAEHINNLNSDSLLPNSELPASTQEHYGEQSKSARIHVKERLGPPKLSTGNIKTRSRPPMKSPGSVKMRLGPSANDPNINILGFKPREQYKSRIRKTDDFSGSIHPEGDGIPKAKTDAAAGSIHPQGSALPQVKTDGFIGSIHPQGGGHSIVKTDATGSIYPQGNGIPNVKEGDFNGSIRPQGGSLSKVDVRAAKKEPPEDSKEFKQLVDDAFIKFINILKENPPQRRKIMEGKGGKCCVCASNSKEFVETATLARHAFLSPKVGFKAEHLGFHKALCVLLGWDSTAVSNTRWVQQNLPDAESLALKEDLVIWPPVVVIHNSSVADKNPEDERLTVNVEVLEAILTSIGFVGKKTMYCGKPADGSVMVVKFQPTFSGLQEAERLHKLFADNKHGKAEWRYINSVGLSNSSNGKQDLEADEANCLYGYLGNADDWDELDLGTKKHFGVKSKKQIKAIANASL
- the LOC112201983 gene encoding uncharacterized protein LOC112201983 isoform X2; the protein is MKKRRYCDFSGRSSTNDGETTEGYRRSYSGRVSGSDQTEREYFEDDVGSDRQPLKPSQTHLSGGLRQCESMSMKFQWNNLLAQNPNPASNPRKVPGLNRPDLDYSNRSGSYRLDYEMGYGGRVLGVDQRKQYGHFDHRGFTSPLPKSHLGLQENEEDHRPIPYATLEDEPNFTSGTGYSSMEGFRGVRDEYDRSRAMAGLPIGHPPRQNELVDYGGSSIALSEGFRGEFIRSREMGHGGYSLVQTARHDELVDNAGGASEALNEGFRGRSRAMAEGPVGSHAGYSQGLTPRSELPFALNEGFRGSDEFNKSRAMAEGPIGHGGYSHGQTPRKNELVHPRWAQQSPKEEMGRDYKVPGMKRNDNGDMDALFLLDLLYKKMATVGEDSRPPSHLTPSVVDSVVYRVGGSNGSVGAGTHENCQLDQYHDYMEPTNVFPNHQSTSEPSIPCYDEVLGSSNSRLGVDVGHEREVEPLSYEGNLERLVLPDEDQGLLEAYGGCQQRLAAAESLASMTPLGRWALRKVAMKEQQSGNHSKSKFFPDLNPSCNVQNSSYEVDMQLTTTEDMQQQYANEDIQQYAATCGEDHWNMEQNVICGDGQWNIDQGVTRAVDQRNTEQGSIDQGVTCGVDQRNIAQGVTSGEDQCNIHRGVISVGDQWNNDQGLTTYGEQQWCMDNGGEQWNNDQGVTTSGEQQWRMNYGEDQWNAEHINNLNSDSLLPNSELPASTQEHYGEQSKSARIHVKERLGPPKLSTGNIKTRSRPPMKSPGSVKMRLGPSANDPNINILGFKPREQYKSRIRKTDDFSGSIHPEGDGIPKAKTDAAAGSIHPQGSALPQVKTDGFIGSIHPQGGGHSIVKTDATGSIYPQGNGIPNVKEGDFNGSIRPQGGSLSKVDVRAAKKEPPEDSKEFKQLVDDAFIKFINILKENPPQRRKIMEGKGGKCCVCASNSKEFVETATLARHAFLSPKVGFKAEHLGFHKALCVLLGWDSTAVSNTRWVQQNLPDAESLALKEDLVIWPPVVVIHNSSVADKNPEDERLTVNVEVLEAILTSIGFVGKKTMYCGKPADGSVMVVKFQPTFSGLQEAERLHKLFADNKHGKAEWRYINSVGLSNSSNGKQDLEADEANCLYGYLGNADDWDELDLGTKKHFGVKSKKQIKAIANASL
- the LOC112202890 gene encoding pentatricopeptide repeat-containing protein At1g71210, mitochondrial, with amino-acid sequence MLFSLKNLAKSSSHRTKSLGILTGIDSTSIPFTTAATTTTTTCLIPAKDIVLSFKQWFKSGNHHLLHQIFQILKATSDSDHFNHHQQQSSADLALSHLDLHLSEALVLEVLRYGHDHEHDVLSCLKFFDWVGRQNSFYHTRATFNAIFKILSRAKLMSLMLDFLADFRRHKFDHGVRFHDTLVMGYAVSGKPEVALQLFGRMRFKGLDLDAFGYHVLLNALVEEKCFDAVEVVANQISMRGFENEITHSVMLKRFCKQNLLDEAEGYLRRLVTEGKANGSAVGVLVRALCQHKMFERATKLMDEFRDLGAVSMESAYAVWIGDLAQAGRLDQALEFLQSKKSLEGYVPDVFRYNILIGKLLREVRLEEVCDLMLEMKEREISPDTVTMNAALCFFCKVGMLDIAIELYNSRSEFGLTPNSMAYNYLINTFCGDGSVDEAYGVLKSSLDQGYFPGRKTFSILADALCRDGKLDKMKELVVFALERNLMPSGSTYDKFITTLCKTRRVEDGYLIHEELNRISEVRRESTYINLIEGFCKLNKGDIAARLLIEMQVHGHSPTHKLFRHVICSLCDTGNPVNTDQQFFTLLEMQLSCREPTCRIYNFFIYGAGHAKRPDLASKVLEMMQRSGIEPNLSSDVLMLQSYLKSERYSDALNYFNDLRHRRKIRRRLYSAMITGMCKAKKAVIALNLLREMREDGVVPSDDCYEFLIQLLCWNKEYDIAVILIKDLEKVGRHITSFIGNILLLHSLKSQELYQAWVRLREVQIEISDNSILGLLIGAFSGRIWVSQQIENLEEVIASCFPLDLYTYNLLLRCFSNSNMDHACALFYRMSQKGYEPNRWTYEILVQGFLKHGRTDEANRWLKAMYVKGFSPNKQTMRFD